One part of the Indicator indicator isolate 239-I01 chromosome 5, UM_Iind_1.1, whole genome shotgun sequence genome encodes these proteins:
- the STK17B gene encoding serine/threonine-protein kinase 17B translates to MSRRKLENKSLSGLLATSLQTQIKTDNFHHFYMLESKELGRGRCAVVRKCIAKSTGQEYAAKFLKKRRRGQDCKAEIFHEIAVLELMKSNPRIVNLHEVYETPNEIILVLEYAAGGEMFDLCVPDLDDRIGERDIVRLIRQILEGLCCLHENNIVHLDLKPQNILLSSINPLGDVKIVDFGMSRKLENCSELRQIMGTTEYLAPEILNYDPITTATDMWNIGVISYMLLTQESPFVGADNQETYLNISQVNVDYSEETFSSVSQPAKDFIQKLLIKNPAERPTAEACLSHLWLQQGEFMLLRSPEETRCSSLMAEHTAKCLAEWHVKPICNGTCSNKEDKENIPEDSSTVSKRFRFDDSLRYPQDLMTDFVC, encoded by the exons ATGTCGAGGAGAAAGTTGGAGAATAAAAGCCTTTCTGGCTTGTTAGCTACATCTCTGCAGACACAAATCAAGACAGACAATTTCCACCATTTTTATATGCTTGAATCGAAGGAGTTAGGAAG aGGAAGATGTGCTGTAGTTCGGAAATGTATAGCTAAATCCACAGGCCAAGAGTATGCAGCTAAattcctgaagaaaagaagaagaggtcAAGATTGCAAAGCTGAGATTTTTCATGAGATTGCAGTACTGGAATTAATGAAATCTAATCCTCGCATAGTCAATCTCCATGAAGTCTACGAAACACCAAATGAAATCATCTTAGTGTTGGAATA tgctgctggaggagaaatgtttgacttGTGTGTCCCAGATCTGGATGACAGAATTGGTGAAAGGGATATCGTAAGACTTATAAGACAGATACTTGAAGGACTTTGCTGCTTGCATGAAAACAATATTGTTCATCTTGACTTAAAG cctcaaaatattttgctgagCAGCATCAATCCTCTTGGTGATGTAAAAATTGTAGATTTTGGTATGTCTCGGAAGCTTGAGAATTGTAGTGAACTGCGGCAGATCATGGGCACAACAGAGTACCTAG CTCCAGAAATCTTGAACTATGATCCCATCACCACAGCTACAGATATGTG GAACATAGGTGTCATTTCATACATGCTGCTGACACAGGAATCTCCATTTGTGGGAGCTGACAATCAAGAAACTTACCTAAATATATCTCAAGTTAATGTGGATTAttcagaagaaactttttcatcAGTTTCACAGCCTGCTAAAGACTTCATTCAAAAACTTCTTATAAAAAACCCAGC ggaAAGACCCACAGCAGAGGCCTGCCTTTCTCACTTGTGGTTGCAGCAAGGGGAGTTCATGCTCTTGCGTAGCCCTGAAGAAACccgttgctcttctctgatgGCGGAACATACAGCAAAGTGCTTGGCAGAGTGGCATGTAAAACCCATCTGTAATGGTACCTGTAGCAACAAGGAAGACAAGGAAAACATCCCAGAGGACAGCAGCACAGTCTCCAAGCGTTTCCGTTTTGATGATTCCTTGCGGTATCCCCAAGACTTGATGACAGATTTCGTATGTTAA